The stretch of DNA TCGATCGTCAATGAGTGCTTCCTCAAGGACTTTATTACCTCGAGCGAGTATTGCTGATCGTAAAGTCATTGGTGCGGATTCATGGTCATGTGAGTCATGAGACCCAGGAGTGGCCGCCGCTAATCGTCCATCTAACCACGCGATCAAAACCCGATCGCCCCCGTCCGGGACGAGAGAGACGAACCCGTGTTGGGTCTTTGTGCCATCGTGATGCGGCGAGATGGGCTGTGACCAGGTTCGACCACGATCCATGGATCGGACGACCTTGATGTCGTAGCCCTCTAGAGCCTCTGGGTCGTGGCGCTCCAGCCAAAATGCAACCCAATCCCCATTGTCGAGAACGTTTATCCCTGGCGTATCGGCCCAGTTCACGAACCGGGCATCGCCTTCAGAAATCACGCCCGTTGAAGTTTGCTGTCCTTCGAAGTTGATCGCTACCCAATGCAGAGCCGATCGGGTGCCATCGGATTGCTGGGCGGTGACAATGAATCCATGGCCCTTCTCTATCGCCACCGAAGGCTGAGCACCACGAAGAGGTTCCGGCAACAAAATCTTAGAAAACTCGGGCATCGGGGCTGAAAAAGCGGGGGGTCCCCACAACAGCCCAATCCATAGCGCCAATAAGTGTCTTTTCATAGTTTCGACTCCTAACCTTAAGACTCTATCACTCTTGACTGAACCGTCGACAGCAAGCAGCCTTGCTCGTATGGGGTCACAGACGTTTAGGAACACTGGGGTGATTGGATCGTACCTGCTCGCGCTTGCTAGCCTTATCTCGACACATGGGTTTCGCATGTTTTCTCTCGCCGAGGTACTGGCTGTCGCAGCGTTTCTAACAGGCATCGCGTCATGGAAACTGGCGCGCGAAGGTAACAGGTGGATCGTGGCCGGTGCCCTGCTGGGCTTGGCAGGCCCCGTGTTGAAAGGGCTTTTACTTCTGCTCGGAATCGGGGTGGACGAGCATGATATGACCACGCATGAGACTACTACCGCACATCCGTTGCTCGTTCACATTCATCATGTGTTCTTCAATCTTGGGTTTGTCTGCTACCTCGTTTCTGCGGTGCAGACCACCGTCATTTCTCTTCTAGGAAGACTTAGAAATCGGGGGGATTTGACATGAAATCAACGCCCCTCAAAACATCACGGGTGTGCAAGGAGTGTGGAAGCGGCCTGAGATCGTAAGTGTTTGATTTCTGATGGATTCGAACTTTTCTCAGGGGATTGCTTCACCAGTGAAGTAAAAAGCCCAAATCAATGAAAACCTAAC from bacterium encodes:
- a CDS encoding exo-alpha-sialidase: MRNPCVEIRLASASRYDPITPVFLNVCDPIRARLLAVDGSVKSDRVLRLGVETMKRHLLALWIGLLWGPPAFSAPMPEFSKILLPEPLRGAQPSVAIEKGHGFIVTAQQSDGTRSALHWVAINFEGQQTSTGVISEGDARFVNWADTPGINVLDNGDWVAFWLERHDPEALEGYDIKVVRSMDRGRTWSQPISPHHDGTKTQHGFVSLVPDGGDRVLIAWLDGRLAAATPGSHDSHDHESAPMTLRSAILARGNKVLEEALIDDRTCSCCQTDLARVGNTTVLVYRDRSDEEIRDISISQRLSANWGRPAPVHDDGWRIEGCPVNGPSIAINGKRGLIFWPTMINDSMVLRYKLIDEFSASIDQIDADTLDLPKLPSGRVDAIQWKDGFLVTWVSRAKDRPSVDLAVIDARGAIVLAPPMAEPQPRGRATGFPRIASDGVRALLVWPELENGVPVIGMTLLN